The segment CGTCCCTCCCCCCTCTTCCCCTTCTCCCGCCCCTCCATTTCCCCTTTGCGTTCTTTGCGCTCTTTGCGGTTACCTCTTTCCCCTCCCCTCCTCCCCCCTCCTCCTCTTTTTTTGTGCCTCCTGTGCCTTTTGTGGCCACTGCCTTCCCTCCCCTCCTCTCCCCTTCTCCCGCCCCTCCATTTCCCCTTTGCGTTCTTTGCGCTCTTTGCGGTCATCTCTTTCCATTCGTCCTATCCGTCCCATTCGTCCCCTCCTCCCCCGATATTTCCTCTCCCGCCCCCTTTCCTGCATAATAGCCCCGAGCGGCGGCCATGTTCCGCCGCGGGGATTGCATTCTGCCAACAAAGGAAGTTCAGCGGCCCGATGCGGTATGTGAAGGTCTGCCCCCGTTGCGGCGCGGAAAACGACGAGATGGCCGAGGTCTGCGCGCGGGACAACGAGTTCCTCGGCATGGTCCCCGCCACACCCGCGCGCCCGCCCGCACCGCCCCCGGCGCAGGCCTCTCCGGCCCCCGCCGCCGCCGCCGCGCCCCGGAGCGCCGGGCCGGTGCTTTATCTGGACTGCGCGGGCTCGGACGAGTGCCTCGCGGTGCGTCCCGGCTGGGTCATGGGCCAGGAATACCCGGGCAGCACGGCGGAACTTCAACTCTCCCCCCGCCCCGGCGTCCAGTTTGTCCACCGGCGGCACTGCCGCTTCCATTACGACAACGGGTTGTGGGAAGTCGAGGCGCTGGCCCAGCCGGAATACACCAACCCCACCCGGGTCAACCGGGTTGACGCAGCGCCCGGCGCGCGCGTCGCGCTGCGGAACGGCGACCAGCTCTCGCTGGCGGGGCTCAGCTTTACCGTGAGGATGATTCAGCCATGACAGCACTGCGCCTGACCGGAATGACCGACACGGGTCTGGTCCGCACGGAGAACGAGGACCTCTTCCTCCTGGGGCGGTTCATCAAGAACGCCGGCGCGATGGAGATGGCCTTCTCCGGCGACGACGACTTCATCCACCGCTACGGCTTTCTGGCTGCTGTGGCCGACGGCCTCGGCGGCCACGCCTCAGGCGCGCTGGCGGCGCGGCTCGCCCTGCGAAGCCTCGAACAGCAGTTCTACGGCGCGGAAAAGCACGGCCAGTGGCGCGCCGCCCTCGACGCGCTGCGGCAGGGCTGCGACCGGGCCAACGCCACCGTCCTCCAGGTCTCCCTGAACAGCCGCTAGCACGAGGGCATGGGCTGCGTGCTCGCGGGTCTCTGCCTCATGGACGGCGAATATGTCGTCTTCCACGCCGGGGACAGCCGGGTCTACCGGTGGCGCCACGGCGCCCTGCGCCAGCTCACCGAGGACGACACGCTGGTGGGCATGGCGGTCCGCGAGGGCCACATGACCCCGGAGGAGGCCCAGGCCAGCGAGTCCCGCCACATCATCACCAACGGTGTCGGCACGTCCAATTATGTGCTGCACATGACGGAGCCCACCCCCCTCCACGGCGGCGACCGCCTCCTGGTCTGCTCGGACGGACTGCACGACATGCTGCCTTTCGAGCGAATCGAGGAACTGCTCGGCGCGGACATCCCCAACGCGGACAAGGCGCGGACCCTGGTGGGGGAGGCGAAGGCCGCGGGCGGACACGACAACATCACGGTGCTCCTCCTGGAGGCGGTCAACGGGAACGGGGACGGCGGCTGACATGGCCGGGGAGTCCCAGACACCCGGCGGCGGCGACCGCCCCACCGAGCGCTTTTCGGAGCCGCGCCCAACGGAACGCTTCGCGGATCCCCGCGCCACGGAGCGCTTCGGCGGCGCTCCGGCCCCCGCGCGGGGGGACGCCGCGCCGGTTCCGGGGCTGCTCATGGCGGACGAGGTGGTGGACGGGCGGTACCGCGTGCTCGATGGTCCCATCGGCGAGAGCTCCGGCGAGGCGGAGGTCTACCGCTGCGCGGACCTCGTGGGCGACGAGACGGTGGCCCTGAAACTCTACCACGAGAAGAGCGCCCCCAAGGAGTCCGTGCTGCAAAGCCTGCTGTCCATGCGCCACCCGGACGTGGTCGCCCTGCGCGGGCACGGGGTCTGGCACGGCCGCACCTATGAGGTGATGGACCACTGCGCCGGGGGCAGCCTGGCGGACCACATGCCCTTCGGCGAGGCCGCGCTCAAGGGTATGCTCCGCGAAATCGTCCGGGGACTGCAATACCTGCACAACGGCGGCATTGTCCACCGGGACATCAAACCCAGCAACCTCTTCTTCCGCGACGCCGAATGCCGGGACATGGTCATCGGCGATTTCGGTGTCAGTTCCATGCTCGAACCGGGCGAGCGCGTCCGCAAGACCACCAGCGCCGGCTTCTTCACCCTGGACTACGCCGCGCCTGAACTCATTGACGGGAAGCAGGTGGGCCCAAAGACGGACTATTACTCCCTCGGCATCACCCTGCTCCACCTGCTGGCGGGGCGGTCGCCCTTCGCGGGCATGGACCGGAACGCCGTGCTCGGCGCCCATTTCCGGGGCCGCGTCCCCCGCCCGGAAAACCTCTCCCCGGACTTTGCCCGCCTGGTCAACGGCCTGCTCCGGGTGCGGCCCGAGGCGCGCTGGGGCCACCGGCAGGTGGCAGCGTGGCTGCGCGGCGAGCCCGTGCTCACGGATGACGGACTGCCCGACCGGGATGAGGTTGAGACCGGACGCCGCATCCCCTACCGGAGCCGCCCCGAGATCACCACCCCCGCCGAAATGGCCCGGCGCACCAAAGACTTCGACGTGTGCCGCGACCTGCTCCGCGGCTTTGTCTCCCAGTGGGTCATGCTCTTCGACATCCGCCTGGGACGCGAGGTCGCCGCCCTGGAGGAGGAGTTCGCGGACAACATCGAACTGGGCGCGTTCAAGCTGAAATACCTCCTGGACCCGACCCTGCCGCTGGAAATAGGCGACCTGCGCCTCGCCAACATGGCCGAGGCGGTCGAGGCCCTGGCCCGCCCGAGCGTCCCCTGCCGCGAGGACTTCGTGAAGGCCCTCCAAAGCGGCTGCCTCGAAATCTGGGTGGCCGCCATGGGCGGGGACAGGGCGGCCCGCGCCCTCGCAAAGCGCATCGCGGAACTGCGCGAAAGGGTCAAGGACCCGGAACTCGGCCTCTTCGCCCTCCTGCACACCCTGGACCCCGCCAGGCCGATGGCCTTCGGCCCGGTCCGCCTCAAGACGCCCGAGGAGATTCCCGCCGCCCTGAACGCCGGACCCAACCTCTACAGCCGCGCCGTGGGCTGCCTCTTCGGAGGATGGTTCGCCGAGTGGCTGCGGGCGGCCTTTCCCCACCGGGAGGCGGACATCGCCTTCCTGGAAAAACTCGCGGAAACATACACCCGGAGCGACGCCGAAACGGCCGTCTTCGCACTGCGTTGCCATTTCGACCCCGCCACACCCCTGCGCTGCGGCGCGGTCCTCGCCGCCACGCCGGAGGAACTGGCCGCCGCCATAGCGCGCTCCCCGGCGTCCATGGAGGAGGGCGCGCGGCTCCTCTCACGCGGAATGATTCGCCTCTGGCTCACCGGGACGGGCCGCCTCACGGACACTGCGGCCCTGGATGAGGTGCTGGCCGACCCCGTGGCGTCCTGGCAGCGGAAAATGGAGGCCGTCCTGCGCCTGCTGAACCCGGACATCGGCGGGCCGGTGGTGCTGGCGGACGCGGACGCCCTGGACGCCGGACTGCTCACCACCGAGGACACCAAGGTCCTGGAGCTGATGTTCTTCAACGGGGGCCGGGGCCACCTCTCCGGCACCATCACCCTCGACAGCGAGTCCTCCGGCTTCGTCATGGGCGAGAAACCCATCGAGGGCGACTCGGTCACAGTCAAGATTTATCTCTCCGGGCAGGGACTGGAACCGGGTTCCAGGCAGGAGGCCCGCGTCGTCGCCGTCACCAACGGCGGCCGCCTCGAAATACCCCTGCAATTCACCGTGGGCAGGCCCGGATGGCGGATTCTGGGGCGGAGCGTCGCCGTCGGCGCCCTGGTCGGCGGGGCGCTCGGCGTGTTCCGCCTCACCCTGGGCGCCATGAACCCCGCCCAAAACCGGGGAATGATGCCCTGGCCGTGGACCCTCGACGCGGCGGACCTGCTCCCCTACTGGGGCTACGTGCCCGCCGCCCTGCTGCTCGTGCTGGCGGCGGGGGGCGCGGCCTATTACGCCGTGAACGTGTGGGACATGAACCGGGAGGACTTCAATGACTAGGCGCCGCGGAACCGGGGGGCACGGACCGTGAACCGGCTGCGCCCCTGGATACTGCTGGCCATGGCGCCGGTGCTGCTCCTCTCGTCGGGCGGCCTGCTCATCACCGCCTTCGGAAGGGAAAACGCCGTCCGCGCCGCGGCCGCCGTCCTGGCCTTTGCCGACCGGGCCCTGGGCCTCCTCTTCTTCATGCCCCCCTTCCTATCCTGGGCGCTTCTGGGTTTCCTGCTGGGCGCGGGCTGCCATTTCATTCTCTGGGAGGCACGCCGCCTCTCCGCCGCCCAGCGGTCCCTCGTGGGCGGGGCGGCGCTCGCCGGCCTGCTGGTGCTCTTCCTCGTGGTCCCGGTCCTTTCCGCTGACCGGAGGCGCACTGAGGCGCGCGGGGCATGGTGGCGGCCCGACTCCTACCGGCAGGCGGGCGCGGAGCGCACCTTTAACGGCGTCCCCTTTGTCTGGGTGCCCGCGGGTTCCGTGGTGACGGGAAGCCCAGTGTCCGAACCGGGGCGCACGGTGGATGAGGTGCGCCGGGTGGC is part of the Candidatus Hydrogenedentota bacterium genome and harbors:
- a CDS encoding FHA domain-containing protein → MRYVKVCPRCGAENDEMAEVCARDNEFLGMVPATPARPPAPPPAQASPAPAAAAAPRSAGPVLYLDCAGSDECLAVRPGWVMGQEYPGSTAELQLSPRPGVQFVHRRHCRFHYDNGLWEVEALAQPEYTNPTRVNRVDAAPGARVALRNGDQLSLAGLSFTVRMIQP
- a CDS encoding serine/threonine-protein phosphatase; its protein translation is MGCVLAGLCLMDGEYVVFHAGDSRVYRWRHGALRQLTEDDTLVGMAVREGHMTPEEAQASESRHIITNGVGTSNYVLHMTEPTPLHGGDRLLVCSDGLHDMLPFERIEELLGADIPNADKARTLVGEAKAAGGHDNITVLLLEAVNGNGDGG
- a CDS encoding serine/threonine protein kinase, producing the protein MAGESQTPGGGDRPTERFSEPRPTERFADPRATERFGGAPAPARGDAAPVPGLLMADEVVDGRYRVLDGPIGESSGEAEVYRCADLVGDETVALKLYHEKSAPKESVLQSLLSMRHPDVVALRGHGVWHGRTYEVMDHCAGGSLADHMPFGEAALKGMLREIVRGLQYLHNGGIVHRDIKPSNLFFRDAECRDMVIGDFGVSSMLEPGERVRKTTSAGFFTLDYAAPELIDGKQVGPKTDYYSLGITLLHLLAGRSPFAGMDRNAVLGAHFRGRVPRPENLSPDFARLVNGLLRVRPEARWGHRQVAAWLRGEPVLTDDGLPDRDEVETGRRIPYRSRPEITTPAEMARRTKDFDVCRDLLRGFVSQWVMLFDIRLGREVAALEEEFADNIELGAFKLKYLLDPTLPLEIGDLRLANMAEAVEALARPSVPCREDFVKALQSGCLEIWVAAMGGDRAARALAKRIAELRERVKDPELGLFALLHTLDPARPMAFGPVRLKTPEEIPAALNAGPNLYSRAVGCLFGGWFAEWLRAAFPHREADIAFLEKLAETYTRSDAETAVFALRCHFDPATPLRCGAVLAATPEELAAAIARSPASMEEGARLLSRGMIRLWLTGTGRLTDTAALDEVLADPVASWQRKMEAVLRLLNPDIGGPVVLADADALDAGLLTTEDTKVLELMFFNGGRGHLSGTITLDSESSGFVMGEKPIEGDSVTVKIYLSGQGLEPGSRQEARVVAVTNGGRLEIPLQFTVGRPGWRILGRSVAVGALVGGALGVFRLTLGAMNPAQNRGMMPWPWTLDAADLLPYWGYVPAALLLVLAAGGAAYYAVNVWDMNREDFND